From a region of the Constantimarinum furrinae genome:
- a CDS encoding M56 family metallopeptidase produces MELLDYILKSAGILTIFYLFYAVMLRKNTHFTAKRHYLFGGITAALLLPLFEYTKIIYIEIPSTVVSATSVLSPVDQAVIPSESLSVDWWEVLFVCYLTGILVMTVRLIVQLISLLTLLTGNPTAKKGKFTYVYVSERIAPFSFFNYIVFNPDLHQENDLTMILQHEKVHASQWHTIDILAANLMRILQWANPFSWFYKVSLEENLEYIADSETAQKVPSVKQYQLALVKASSSLTTPALTNNFYHSFIKKRIIMLNKSNSKKYDLWKLAIILPILAVFLWSFNVSEKIEYIETEVTEDINVEPTSMDALPEITSEETSISETNETQNSEDSTPTTVAVVSENQTEDNERIQQEVVAETSFNEVYILITKSTTKAELEIHKKELKREHNIDFNYSNLEYNSKGELISIAIEYNTNKGGHGNYHVVEDDGPIKDFYFFVSEDGRSGFVAEGSEERMIEREKKIKERMEKRVERIEEMKKERVKKRNEMADVRRAKVAELVETEKKLVKAQNRVVARASDLEDRYAALVYSDGNEVSEDVDDEMVYVISKNTPSSSYVSSSGRNSVVIKKNTTDAQLASMKEKLEGKGITFTYRNVKRNSRGEITGIKLRMKDGNGSETSSNVKSDDEPISPIRLTLD; encoded by the coding sequence ATGGAGCTTTTAGACTATATATTAAAGTCGGCTGGAATCTTAACCATCTTCTATTTGTTTTACGCCGTCATGCTTCGGAAGAATACGCATTTTACCGCAAAACGACATTATTTGTTTGGAGGTATTACTGCTGCCTTACTCCTTCCGCTCTTTGAATACACCAAAATTATTTATATTGAAATACCCTCTACCGTAGTATCGGCGACTTCTGTGCTTTCTCCAGTAGATCAAGCTGTAATTCCATCTGAATCTCTTTCAGTAGATTGGTGGGAGGTTCTTTTTGTGTGTTACCTCACTGGGATTTTGGTTATGACCGTGAGATTGATCGTTCAGCTTATTTCATTACTCACTTTACTCACAGGAAATCCTACGGCAAAAAAAGGCAAATTCACCTATGTATACGTTTCAGAAAGGATCGCTCCTTTCTCTTTTTTCAATTATATAGTATTTAATCCCGACTTGCATCAAGAAAACGATCTTACCATGATCCTTCAACATGAAAAAGTTCATGCATCCCAGTGGCACACCATAGATATTCTGGCCGCCAATTTGATGCGAATACTTCAATGGGCCAATCCGTTTTCGTGGTTTTATAAAGTAAGTCTTGAAGAAAATCTCGAATATATAGCCGATAGCGAAACTGCTCAAAAGGTTCCTTCGGTTAAACAATACCAGTTGGCGTTGGTAAAGGCATCATCATCCTTGACTACGCCGGCTCTGACAAACAATTTTTATCATTCATTCATCAAAAAACGAATCATTATGTTAAACAAAAGCAATTCAAAAAAGTACGATCTGTGGAAATTAGCGATCATTTTACCAATTCTGGCGGTATTCTTATGGAGTTTTAATGTTTCTGAAAAAATAGAGTACATCGAAACTGAGGTCACTGAAGATATCAATGTCGAACCCACATCGATGGATGCATTACCCGAGATCACTTCTGAAGAAACTTCGATTTCAGAAACTAATGAAACCCAAAATAGCGAAGATAGTACCCCGACTACGGTAGCGGTGGTTTCAGAAAATCAAACCGAAGACAATGAGCGTATTCAGCAGGAGGTTGTAGCTGAAACGTCATTTAATGAGGTCTACATTCTCATAACCAAAAGCACAACTAAAGCCGAATTGGAAATTCACAAAAAAGAGCTTAAAAGGGAGCATAATATTGACTTCAACTATAGCAATTTAGAATATAACAGCAAGGGAGAGCTCATTTCTATTGCGATTGAATATAATACCAACAAAGGGGGTCATGGGAATTATCATGTTGTGGAAGACGATGGTCCAATAAAGGACTTTTACTTTTTCGTATCTGAGGACGGACGTTCGGGATTTGTAGCTGAGGGATCTGAAGAGCGTATGATCGAGCGTGAAAAAAAGATTAAGGAGCGAATGGAAAAACGTGTAGAACGCATAGAAGAAATGAAAAAAGAACGCGTAAAAAAGCGTAACGAAATGGCAGATGTACGAAGAGCAAAAGTCGCTGAGCTGGTAGAAACGGAAAAGAAGCTGGTAAAAGCACAAAATAGGGTTGTAGCACGTGCCAGTGATCTTGAAGACCGCTATGCCGCTTTGGTGTATTCAGATGGTAACGAGGTTAGCGAAGATGTTGACGATGAAATGGTTTATGTGATCTCCAAAAACACACCGTCAAGTTCGTATGTATCTTCCTCCGGAAGAAACAGTGTGGTCATTAAAAAGAATACAACCGATGCACAATTGGCTTCGATGAAAGAAAAACTGGAGGGAAAAGGAATTACGTTTACGTATCGCAATGTGAAACGAAATTCGAGGGGTGAGATTACCGGAATTAAATTGCGAATGAAGGACGGAAACGGCTCTGAAACCTCATCAAATGTTAAATCGGATGACGAACCTATTTCTCCAATACGTCTAACTTTGGATTAA
- a CDS encoding SsrA-binding protein, giving the protein MKKWIFKKLAKLNKAVLPSFTKKGVDLTKASKLQLMIFSYKLWVTKNALD; this is encoded by the coding sequence ATGAAAAAGTGGATCTTTAAAAAACTGGCTAAACTGAATAAGGCTGTACTTCCAAGTTTTACCAAGAAGGGTGTCGATCTTACAAAAGCATCGAAACTTCAGCTTATGATCTTCAGCTATAAGTTATGGGTAACAAAAAATGCGCTCGATTAA
- a CDS encoding adenine phosphoribosyltransferase: MEIEKYIRDVQDFPKRGVVFKDITPLLSNAEATSYCLEQLTGFCENMAINKVVGIETRGFFFATLMAQKLNAGFIPIRKPGKLPFDTLKQPYTLEYGMDTLEIHEDAISKGDRVLLHDDVLATGGTARAACNLIEKLGGEIVQCNFLIEIEFLKGAQKLNNYEVRSLLTY, encoded by the coding sequence ATCGAAATAGAAAAATATATTCGCGATGTTCAGGATTTTCCGAAAAGGGGAGTGGTTTTTAAGGATATTACACCCTTGTTGTCGAACGCAGAAGCAACATCGTACTGTCTGGAACAACTAACCGGCTTTTGTGAAAATATGGCCATCAACAAAGTTGTAGGGATAGAAACGCGCGGATTTTTCTTTGCTACTCTTATGGCCCAAAAGTTAAACGCTGGATTTATCCCTATAAGGAAGCCTGGAAAGCTGCCATTCGATACACTTAAACAACCCTATACGCTGGAATACGGCATGGATACTCTCGAAATTCATGAAGATGCCATTTCAAAAGGAGACAGAGTACTTCTACATGATGATGTACTTGCAACGGGCGGTACGGCAAGGGCCGCCTGCAACCTTATCGAAAAACTGGGTGGCGAAATCGTACAATGCAATTTTTTAATTGAAATTGAATTTTTAAAAGGTGCACAAAAATTAAATAACTACGAAGTGCGATCATTGCTCACCTATTAA
- a CDS encoding HEAT repeat domain-containing protein produces MSVFFVWTIFKAELCQVVSEANHPEVKAELCQVVSEANHPVVVAELCQVVSEANHPEVKAELCQVVSEANYPVVVAELCQVVSEANNPVVIV; encoded by the coding sequence TTGAGCGTTTTTTTTGTTTGGACTATTTTCAAAGCGGAGCTTTGTCAGGTTGTGAGCGAAGCGAACCATCCTGAAGTGAAAGCGGAGCTTTGTCAGGTTGTGAGCGAAGCGAACCATCCTGTAGTGGTAGCGGAGCTTTGTCAGGTTGTGAGCGAAGCGAACCATCCTGAAGTGAAAGCGGAGCTTTGTCAGGTTGTGAGCGAAGCGAACTATCCTGTAGTGGTAGCGGAGCTTTGTCAGGTTGTGAGCGAAGCGAACAATCCTGTAGTGATTGTTTAA
- a CDS encoding ATP-dependent Clp protease adaptor ClpS, whose protein sequence is MSGKEKIQEDVLYAEKEAKENEIILYNDDVNTFDHVINTLIYACEHTPEQAEQCSIIVHYKGQCTVKSGSFEELKPRCTMLLEAGLSAEIL, encoded by the coding sequence ATGAGTGGAAAAGAAAAAATTCAGGAAGACGTACTATACGCCGAAAAAGAAGCGAAGGAAAATGAGATCATTCTTTATAATGACGATGTAAATACCTTCGATCATGTGATCAACACCTTAATCTATGCCTGTGAACATACGCCTGAGCAGGCCGAACAATGTTCTATTATAGTTCATTATAAAGGTCAGTGTACCGTAAAATCGGGTTCCTTCGAAGAGCTTAAACCTCGTTGTACCATGCTTTTGGAGGCCGGACTAAGTGCGGAGATCCTTTAG
- the prmA gene encoding 50S ribosomal protein L11 methyltransferase → MSQNYIAYHFTVAPLQPGSEILIAQLGYAGFESFTETDNGLTAYIQKAAWKEGILDDIQILSSEEFKISYTREEIEQVNWNAEWEKNFEAIEVEGKCVVRAPFHPEFGVDYEIVIEPKMSFGTGHHETTFMMLQFILENEFNDKTVLDMGCGTAVLAILAKMRGADKVDAIDIDPWCYENSLENTMRNGCDSISVMLGDATVIPEKKYDTVIANINRNILLNDLPIYGESMMDGGELYLSGFYSEDLPIITNACNKLGFSFVEKKEKNNWIAAKFVN, encoded by the coding sequence ATGTCTCAAAACTATATAGCATATCATTTTACAGTAGCACCTCTTCAACCTGGAAGTGAAATATTGATCGCACAATTGGGATATGCCGGTTTTGAAAGTTTTACAGAAACAGACAACGGACTTACTGCATATATTCAGAAGGCAGCATGGAAAGAGGGTATTTTAGATGATATTCAGATTTTATCTTCGGAAGAATTTAAAATATCGTATACCCGTGAAGAAATTGAACAGGTAAACTGGAATGCCGAATGGGAAAAAAACTTTGAAGCCATAGAGGTGGAAGGAAAATGTGTAGTAAGAGCCCCTTTTCATCCTGAATTTGGTGTTGATTATGAGATCGTAATTGAACCAAAAATGTCTTTCGGGACAGGACATCATGAAACCACTTTTATGATGCTTCAGTTTATACTTGAAAATGAATTCAATGACAAAACGGTATTGGATATGGGTTGTGGTACGGCCGTACTTGCGATACTGGCTAAAATGAGAGGAGCTGATAAAGTGGATGCCATAGATATTGACCCATGGTGTTATGAGAACTCACTGGAAAACACCATGCGAAACGGTTGTGATTCGATATCAGTTATGTTAGGAGATGCGACCGTTATTCCGGAGAAAAAATATGATACGGTTATCGCCAATATTAACCGAAACATTTTATTGAACGACCTGCCTATTTATGGAGAAAGCATGATGGATGGGGGAGAATTATATCTCAGCGGTTTTTATTCTGAAGATTTACCAATTATTACAAATGCCTGCAATAAGTTGGGATTTTCCTTCGTTGAAAAAAAGGAAAAGAATAATTGGATTGCTGCAAAATTTGTAAATTAG
- the tpiA gene encoding triose-phosphate isomerase, translating into MRKKIVAGNWKMNNDLAQTELLLKDLKKQIIPEDVEVIIAPPFTNLHHSFVSLRDHPIGVAAQNMHQSNEGAFTGEISAAMLKSVGVESVILGHSERRAYFKEDDALLAEKVNTALEHELDVIFCIGEELEDRKKDGHFNVIKTQLENGLFHISENNWKQVVIAYEPVWAIGTGETASPEQVQEMHEYIRRMIAENCGSELAESVSVLYGGSVKPENAGEIFSQKDVDGGLIGGASLDAESFMAIVNAFPRP; encoded by the coding sequence ATGAGAAAGAAAATTGTAGCCGGGAACTGGAAAATGAACAATGATCTGGCACAAACCGAATTATTACTGAAAGATCTTAAAAAGCAGATCATCCCGGAAGATGTTGAAGTGATCATCGCCCCACCTTTTACTAACTTGCATCATAGTTTTGTGTCTTTACGGGATCATCCTATAGGGGTGGCTGCACAGAATATGCATCAGTCCAATGAAGGTGCATTCACCGGTGAAATTTCTGCTGCAATGCTGAAAAGTGTAGGAGTGGAAAGTGTGATCTTGGGCCATAGCGAACGTCGTGCATATTTTAAGGAAGATGATGCGTTGTTGGCCGAAAAGGTGAATACCGCTCTTGAACACGAACTGGATGTCATTTTTTGTATCGGAGAGGAGTTGGAAGATAGAAAAAAGGATGGCCATTTTAATGTGATTAAAACACAACTGGAAAACGGGCTGTTCCATATTTCTGAAAATAACTGGAAACAGGTTGTCATTGCTTACGAACCCGTATGGGCTATCGGAACCGGCGAAACCGCCAGTCCGGAGCAGGTCCAGGAAATGCATGAGTATATAAGAAGAATGATTGCCGAGAACTGTGGAAGTGAGTTGGCCGAAAGCGTATCGGTTTTATATGGAGGAAGTGTAAAGCCAGAAAACGCAGGAGAAATATTTAGTCAGAAAGATGTAGACGGAGGATTAATTGGCGGAGCCTCCTTAGACGCCGAAAGTTTTATGGCTATTGTTAATGCGTTTCCAAGACCGTAA
- a CDS encoding ABC transporter permease, producing MARYILQKLGYALLTILGVVTVIFLLFTILPGDPARMMLGQNENAEQLAVVKKKYGFDKPLGVQYLYYMNDLSPVSFHSEDPSDYTYLSENKYNATPLFSVSNTTVVLKLPYLRESFQKNDKKVSAVIAETLPNTFVLAVSAIIIAIILGIFLGIISVLFKDGFIDKTIQLISTLGMSVPSFFSAIIFAWIFGFLLHEYTNLNMTGSLYEVDDMGNGKYIQWKNLILPAIVLGIRPLAVVSQLMRNSLLEVLSQDYIRTAKAKGLSFYTIIKRHALKNALNPVVTAVSGWFASMLAGAVFVEYIFGWNGLGKEIVDALNTLDLPVIMGAVLVIATLFIIINIFVDIIYGWLDPKISS from the coding sequence GTGGCGCGATACATCCTTCAAAAACTAGGCTATGCATTGCTTACTATTTTAGGAGTAGTCACTGTTATTTTCTTATTGTTTACGATACTTCCCGGGGATCCTGCAAGAATGATGCTGGGGCAGAATGAAAATGCCGAGCAGCTTGCCGTGGTAAAGAAAAAATATGGTTTCGATAAACCGTTGGGAGTTCAGTATTTGTATTATATGAACGATTTGTCTCCCGTCTCTTTTCACAGTGAGGACCCTTCAGATTATACCTATCTTTCAGAAAATAAATACAATGCTACCCCATTGTTTTCGGTTTCCAACACTACCGTGGTTCTCAAACTGCCCTATTTAAGAGAATCTTTTCAGAAGAACGACAAGAAGGTGAGCGCTGTGATCGCCGAAACACTTCCCAACACCTTTGTGTTAGCGGTATCGGCCATAATTATTGCTATTATTCTTGGAATATTTTTAGGGATCATCTCAGTACTTTTTAAAGATGGGTTTATAGATAAAACCATACAATTGATAAGTACTCTGGGGATGAGTGTGCCTTCGTTCTTTAGCGCGATCATTTTTGCGTGGATCTTCGGGTTTCTGCTCCACGAATACACCAATTTGAATATGACTGGTAGTTTATATGAAGTGGATGATATGGGGAACGGAAAATATATACAGTGGAAAAACCTGATCCTTCCTGCCATCGTTCTTGGAATTCGCCCCTTGGCTGTAGTGAGTCAGTTGATGCGAAATTCCCTGCTCGAAGTATTGAGTCAGGATTATATTAGAACGGCTAAAGCAAAAGGCTTGTCATTTTATACCATCATTAAAAGACACGCATTAAAAAACGCTCTAAATCCTGTTGTGACAGCTGTGTCCGGGTGGTTTGCTTCCATGCTTGCAGGTGCTGTTTTCGTGGAATATATCTTTGGTTGGAACGGTTTGGGAAAGGAGATCGTAGATGCGTTGAACACATTGGACCTGCCCGTAATTATGGGTGCCGTTCTGGTAATAGCTACATTGTTCATTATTATCAATATTTTTGTAGATATTATCTATGGATGGCTTGATCCTAAGATCAGTAGTTAG
- a CDS encoding BT_3928 family protein: MKVLVGISRIFVGILFLISGLIKLNDPMGFSFKLQDYFAPDVLNLEFLVPYALVIAIFVVIYEVLLGVMIIIGYAKKFTLWSLLLMIVFFTFLTFYSAYFNKVTDCGCFGDALKLTPWESFTKDVVLLVLILILFFGRKYIQPFFTRFARSIIIFLSFIFCLGITYYVLQHLPIIDFRPYKIGANIEEGMSVPEGAPKPIFEYAWKFNVNGEEKIVTTSGEYPQQEGEFISVETTQIQAGYEPPIHDFSIEMGEQEFTIQYLTEAKVIVIVAYNRTTTEEEAYAKIREITNKAWEKGYKVIGLSASSREVMDELEAKYDLQFDFYFCDETTLKTIVRSNPGILELRRGTITQKLHWNDADDLKLE, translated from the coding sequence ATGAAAGTACTAGTTGGAATCTCAAGAATATTTGTAGGAATCTTATTTTTAATCAGCGGGCTCATTAAACTGAATGACCCAATGGGGTTTTCATTTAAACTTCAGGATTACTTCGCCCCCGATGTGCTCAACCTCGAATTTTTAGTGCCCTACGCGCTTGTAATTGCAATTTTTGTTGTGATCTACGAAGTCTTGCTTGGGGTGATGATCATCATTGGCTATGCTAAGAAATTTACCCTTTGGAGTCTGCTTCTCATGATCGTTTTCTTTACATTTCTTACGTTTTATTCGGCTTATTTCAATAAAGTAACCGACTGCGGATGCTTCGGTGATGCGCTAAAACTAACACCATGGGAATCATTTACAAAGGATGTGGTGTTGCTCGTCTTAATTCTGATTCTTTTCTTCGGAAGAAAATACATTCAGCCGTTTTTCACCCGGTTTGCCCGAAGTATCATTATTTTCCTTTCCTTTATTTTTTGCCTTGGAATTACCTATTATGTGCTTCAGCATTTACCTATCATAGACTTCAGACCGTATAAAATTGGAGCCAACATTGAAGAGGGAATGTCTGTTCCTGAAGGTGCTCCAAAACCCATTTTTGAATATGCGTGGAAATTTAATGTGAATGGAGAAGAAAAGATAGTGACAACCAGTGGGGAATATCCACAACAGGAGGGTGAGTTTATAAGTGTTGAAACCACTCAGATCCAGGCCGGATACGAACCGCCTATTCATGATTTCAGTATAGAAATGGGTGAACAGGAATTCACCATACAATATTTAACCGAAGCCAAAGTAATCGTTATAGTTGCTTATAACCGAACCACTACCGAAGAAGAGGCGTATGCCAAAATCCGTGAGATTACCAATAAAGCCTGGGAAAAGGGCTATAAGGTAATTGGACTTTCGGCATCGTCAAGAGAAGTAATGGACGAACTGGAAGCCAAATACGATCTCCAATTCGACTTTTATTTCTGCGACGAGACCACGCTAAAGACCATAGTGCGAAGTAATCCTGGGATCCTGGAATTAAGACGAGGTACAATTACCCAGAAATTGCACTGGAATGATGCAGATGATCTAAAGCTGGAGTAG
- a CDS encoding DUF1599 domain-containing protein: protein MPDTSKQYDAVIDECRALFINKMKDYGSAWRILRLPSLTDQIFIKAQRIRGLQQNTERKVDEGAQSEFIGIINYSVMALIQLDKGVVEQPDLSVDEALALYNEKIALTRQLMMDKNHDYGEAWRDMRVSSLTDLILQKLLRVKQIEDNKGKTLVSEGIDANYQDMINYAVFAMIHLSE, encoded by the coding sequence ATGCCAGATACCTCAAAACAATACGATGCAGTAATAGACGAATGCAGAGCACTGTTTATCAATAAAATGAAAGATTACGGCAGTGCCTGGCGAATCCTCAGACTACCCTCATTAACCGACCAGATCTTTATAAAGGCGCAGCGAATTCGCGGGCTGCAGCAAAATACAGAACGGAAAGTAGATGAAGGAGCGCAAAGTGAATTTATCGGTATTATTAATTATTCGGTGATGGCTTTAATTCAACTTGATAAAGGAGTTGTAGAACAGCCTGATCTTTCTGTAGACGAAGCCTTAGCTTTGTACAACGAGAAAATTGCACTTACACGTCAACTCATGATGGATAAGAATCACGATTACGGAGAAGCATGGCGGGATATGCGGGTGAGCTCATTAACCGATCTCATCCTTCAGAAATTACTGAGGGTAAAACAAATAGAGGATAATAAAGGAAAGACATTGGTTTCGGAAGGTATTGATGCCAATTATCAGGATATGATCAATTACGCCGTTTTTGCAATGATCCATTTATCAGAATAG